A single Oscillatoria sp. FACHB-1407 DNA region contains:
- a CDS encoding ABC transporter ATP-binding protein — MQNRSPIAQPSMVEQLRLEHVSFQGSVGSQTILNDISFRVMRGDRLVVIGPSGAGKTSLLRLLNRLSDTSQGTIYLENCDIRQVPVLQLRQQIILVLQESKLLGMTVREALTYPLQLRGIAPSVSKQRLDFWLEELHIPVEWLDRTEVQLSVGQRQLVAIARALMTEPKVLLLDEPTSALDAGRGEYLMQVLTRLAQRGTAILMVNHQLDLAKQFGDRVLYLQQGALLQDASASQIDWQELKERLVQAEEQEAQEWA; from the coding sequence ATGCAAAACCGTTCTCCCATTGCTCAACCCTCCATGGTAGAACAGTTGCGACTAGAGCACGTCAGCTTTCAAGGAAGTGTTGGGTCGCAAACCATTCTCAACGACATTTCGTTTCGAGTCATGCGGGGCGATCGCCTGGTGGTGATTGGCCCCTCTGGAGCAGGCAAAACCTCCCTATTACGCTTGCTCAACCGTCTCAGTGATACCAGTCAGGGCACGATTTATCTGGAGAACTGCGACATCCGACAAGTCCCAGTCCTGCAATTGCGACAGCAAATCATCCTCGTTTTGCAAGAGTCAAAGTTGCTGGGCATGACCGTACGGGAAGCGTTGACCTATCCGCTGCAACTCCGTGGCATTGCTCCCTCTGTGAGCAAACAGCGACTCGATTTTTGGCTGGAGGAACTGCACATTCCTGTGGAGTGGCTCGATCGCACTGAAGTTCAACTCTCTGTCGGGCAACGACAACTGGTGGCGATCGCCCGTGCTCTGATGACAGAACCCAAGGTGCTGTTGCTGGATGAACCGACCTCGGCTCTCGACGCCGGACGGGGGGAATACCTCATGCAAGTCCTGACTCGACTGGCGCAACGCGGTACCGCCATCCTGATGGTGAATCACCAACTTGACCTGGCAAAACAATTTGGCGATCGCGTCCTCTATCTTCAACAGGGAGCACTCTTGCAGGATGCCTCCGCATCCCAGATCGATTGGCAGGAGCTAAAGGAGCGACTGGTGCAGGCAGAGGAACAGGAAGCGCAGGAATGGGCATAG
- a CDS encoding NIL domain-containing protein, which produces MTESTETDTRITQTRIRIRIPKTYHQEPVISRLVSHHGVTINITAALLGANARDDGWFDLELRGQGNQIQSALTYLNELDLEVWQGGDQENDGW; this is translated from the coding sequence GTGACCGAATCAACTGAGACTGATACTCGCATAACCCAGACCCGAATTCGTATCCGCATCCCCAAAACCTATCATCAAGAGCCAGTCATCTCACGATTGGTATCTCATCACGGAGTCACGATCAACATCACCGCTGCTCTACTTGGAGCCAATGCCCGCGACGATGGTTGGTTTGACCTGGAATTGCGAGGTCAGGGGAATCAAATTCAGAGTGCGTTAACCTATCTCAACGAACTCGACCTGGAAGTTTGGCAGGGAGGCGACCAGGAAAATGATGGCTGGTAG
- the tgt gene encoding tRNA guanosine(34) transglycosylase Tgt: MSSNFSFQHQARCSHTQARAGIFSTPHGLVETPRFMPVGTLANVKTVTPQQLKATGAQMVLANTYHLHLQPGEEIVEQAGGLHRFMGWDGPILTDSGGFQVFSLSEIRTIAEEGVTFRSPRDGQTIHFTPERSIQIQNALGADVIMAFDECPPYPASWDAVKAATDRTYRWLERCFAAHQRDDQALFPIVQGGVYPDLRHDAAKALAQVEAHGYAIGGVSVGEPAEMIEMIVKTTAPLLPANKPRYLMGVGTHREMVQAIAAGVDLFDCVIPTRLARHGNALVKGVRWNLKNNRFRKDFTPLDEQCPCYTCQTFTRAYLSHLLHAHEVLGATLISIHNITELVHFTQRIRAAILGDRFLEEFGHWLAEGSRE; the protein is encoded by the coding sequence TTGAGTTCCAATTTTTCGTTTCAGCATCAAGCCCGTTGTAGCCATACTCAGGCGCGGGCTGGTATTTTTTCAACGCCCCACGGTTTGGTTGAAACCCCTCGGTTTATGCCAGTGGGCACTTTGGCGAATGTCAAAACAGTTACGCCACAACAGTTAAAGGCGACAGGCGCGCAAATGGTGTTAGCAAATACTTACCATTTGCATTTGCAGCCTGGAGAAGAGATTGTTGAACAGGCAGGCGGGTTACATCGTTTTATGGGTTGGGATGGACCGATACTCACGGATTCGGGTGGGTTTCAAGTCTTTAGCCTGAGCGAAATTCGGACGATCGCTGAAGAGGGAGTAACCTTTCGATCGCCCCGGGATGGACAAACGATTCACTTTACCCCAGAGCGATCGATTCAGATCCAAAATGCGTTGGGCGCGGATGTGATCATGGCATTTGATGAATGTCCGCCCTATCCTGCCAGTTGGGATGCCGTGAAAGCGGCGACCGATCGCACCTATCGCTGGCTAGAGCGGTGCTTTGCGGCTCACCAACGGGACGATCAAGCCCTCTTTCCGATTGTTCAGGGTGGCGTTTATCCGGATTTGCGCCACGATGCGGCTAAAGCTCTGGCGCAGGTCGAGGCACACGGTTATGCAATTGGTGGGGTGAGCGTGGGAGAACCCGCCGAGATGATCGAGATGATCGTCAAGACAACGGCTCCGCTGCTGCCTGCTAACAAACCCCGATATTTGATGGGGGTGGGGACTCACAGAGAAATGGTGCAGGCGATCGCTGCCGGAGTTGATCTGTTTGATTGCGTCATCCCGACTCGGTTAGCGCGCCATGGCAACGCTCTCGTAAAAGGCGTTCGCTGGAACCTGAAGAATAACCGCTTTCGCAAAGACTTTACCCCCCTGGATGAGCAGTGCCCTTGCTATACTTGCCAGACGTTTACTCGTGCTTACCTGAGCCACTTGCTCCATGCGCATGAAGTGTTGGGGGCGACGCTCATCTCG
- a CDS encoding response regulator transcription factor, with protein MKETSVGDHKRLLLIDDDPNLILLVKDYLEFRGYEVITAENGQEALEVLQKETPDMIICDVMMPQMDGYSLVEHVRKDPRTSWIPVLFLSAKGQSQDRVKGLNTGADVYMVKPFEPEELVAQVESSLKQASRLIQRQDKGGEGGPKIQVPFDVELTPTELRVVQFVARGMANREIAEELNVSQRTIESHVSNMLGKTGLHNRTELARWAIENSMA; from the coding sequence ATGAAGGAAACCAGTGTGGGCGATCATAAACGGTTACTGTTAATCGACGATGATCCAAATCTAATTTTGCTAGTTAAGGATTATCTGGAATTTCGTGGTTATGAGGTTATCACAGCAGAAAATGGTCAGGAAGCACTAGAAGTGCTGCAAAAAGAAACGCCTGACATGATCATTTGCGATGTGATGATGCCACAAATGGATGGCTATTCTCTGGTTGAGCATGTTAGAAAAGATCCTCGAACCAGTTGGATTCCCGTTCTGTTTCTTTCAGCAAAAGGGCAGAGCCAGGATCGGGTTAAAGGTTTGAATACTGGGGCAGATGTCTACATGGTGAAGCCGTTTGAGCCAGAAGAACTGGTGGCTCAGGTAGAGTCTTCATTAAAGCAAGCTTCTCGCCTGATTCAACGGCAGGACAAAGGTGGAGAAGGTGGACCCAAGATTCAAGTGCCGTTTGATGTAGAGTTGACCCCAACTGAGTTGCGCGTGGTGCAATTTGTGGCGCGAGGCATGGCAAACCGCGAGATCGCTGAAGAGTTAAATGTTAGCCAACGCACCATTGAAAGTCACGTCAGTAACATGCTGGGTAAGACGGGTTTACATAACCGGACTGAACTAGCACGCTGGGCGATCGAAAATAGCATGGCATAG
- the cysW gene encoding sulfate ABC transporter permease subunit CysW yields MTTDLTQFGDRATSTSKAGVPASDKPWIKWLLIGIAILYLVLVLFIPALNVFVQAFSQGVGPFFHNLVEQDFLFAVKLTLIIALIAVPLNTVFGLCAAWAIARHQFPGRTLLLSIIDIPFAISPVVAGLMIVLLYGRNGWFGPFLQANDIKIIFAVPGMVLATAFVTMPFVAREVIPVLEEAGVDQEEAARTLGANDWQIFWRVTLPNIRWGLLYGLILTNARAMGEFGAVSVVSGNIAGKTQTLPLFVEEAYKQYQTPSAYSAAVLLAGLAVVTLILKEILERKTRIKDAAE; encoded by the coding sequence ATGACCACTGATTTGACTCAATTTGGCGATCGCGCTACCTCTACTTCCAAAGCTGGAGTCCCTGCCTCTGACAAGCCCTGGATCAAGTGGTTGTTAATCGGTATCGCCATTCTCTATCTGGTGCTGGTGCTGTTTATTCCAGCCCTTAACGTTTTTGTGCAAGCGTTTAGCCAGGGGGTTGGTCCCTTCTTTCACAACCTGGTGGAACAGGATTTTCTGTTTGCGGTCAAGTTGACGCTGATCATTGCTCTGATCGCTGTGCCGCTCAACACTGTCTTTGGCTTGTGTGCTGCCTGGGCGATCGCCCGTCACCAGTTTCCCGGTCGTACGCTGCTGCTCAGCATCATCGACATTCCCTTTGCTATTTCTCCAGTGGTTGCAGGCTTGATGATTGTTCTGCTCTACGGACGCAACGGTTGGTTTGGTCCCTTTTTGCAAGCCAATGACATCAAAATCATCTTTGCCGTGCCGGGAATGGTGCTGGCTACAGCGTTTGTCACTATGCCCTTTGTAGCGCGTGAGGTGATTCCGGTGCTGGAAGAAGCCGGAGTTGATCAGGAGGAAGCCGCTAGAACCCTGGGTGCAAACGATTGGCAAATCTTTTGGCGTGTCACCCTACCCAACATTCGCTGGGGGTTGCTCTATGGGTTGATTTTGACCAATGCTAGAGCGATGGGTGAGTTTGGGGCGGTGTCAGTTGTGTCAGGCAACATTGCCGGAAAAACGCAAACTCTGCCGCTGTTTGTAGAAGAGGCGTATAAGCAGTATCAAACGCCTTCTGCTTACTCTGCTGCTGTGTTGTTGGCTGGATTGGCGGTCGTCACCCTCATCTTGAAGGAGATCCTAGAGCGCAAGACCCGCATCAAAGATGCTGCTGAATAG
- a CDS encoding (2Fe-2S) ferredoxin domain-containing protein has protein sequence MTDSTTVPPTKDALINCANTLGIPHIQRHVFICADQTVPKCCDKAESLIAWDYLKKRLKELKLDVPTSDHPFSIFRTKANCLRVCQQGPILLIYPDGVWYHSATPEVIEQIIQTHLINNQILEEYAFLIHPLPQTPDATSTHLSNEAIAPETNL, from the coding sequence ATGACTGATTCCACGACGGTTCCTCCCACCAAAGACGCTCTCATCAACTGTGCCAATACCCTTGGGATTCCCCACATTCAACGGCATGTGTTTATTTGCGCTGACCAAACTGTGCCGAAATGTTGCGATAAAGCAGAGAGTTTAATCGCGTGGGACTATCTCAAAAAACGACTCAAGGAACTCAAACTCGACGTTCCTACAAGCGATCACCCATTCTCTATCTTTCGCACGAAAGCTAATTGCTTGCGCGTCTGTCAACAGGGTCCGATTCTCCTGATCTACCCTGATGGAGTCTGGTATCACAGTGCCACGCCAGAGGTCATTGAGCAGATTATTCAAACCCATCTCATTAACAATCAAATTTTGGAGGAATACGCTTTTCTCATCCATCCGCTGCCTCAAACTCCAGATGCAACGTCAACCCATCTCTCTAACGAGGCGATCGCTCCTGAAACAAATCTATAG
- the cobS gene encoding adenosylcobinamide-GDP ribazoletransferase gives MIAHLNSWTAQLVAAIAFYTVLPVPTHGALEFQWVSRWIVGVGLLIGSLLALLNWGLWAVNMPTLVRSAVVVLAWVGITGGLHLDGAMDTADGLAVQDPQRRLAVMTDSATGAFGAMAAIALILLKVTALTELQPMSAPALILTAGWGRWAQQVAIARYPYLKPTGKGAFHKKALPSIWYTLPSGVGLLALSVLFSQVGLSWQWSLSAAILGGAIALLIPAWFHHKLGGHTGDTYGATVEWTEAIVLVGLTVVN, from the coding sequence ATGATTGCCCATCTCAACTCATGGACGGCTCAGTTAGTCGCAGCGATCGCCTTCTACACCGTCTTGCCCGTTCCTACCCATGGGGCATTGGAGTTTCAGTGGGTATCCCGTTGGATCGTGGGGGTTGGTCTGCTCATCGGTAGCCTCCTTGCCCTGCTGAATTGGGGGCTTTGGGCAGTCAATATGCCTACCCTCGTACGTAGTGCTGTAGTTGTACTCGCTTGGGTTGGGATCACCGGAGGTTTACATCTCGATGGCGCAATGGACACTGCTGATGGATTGGCAGTTCAAGACCCTCAACGACGATTAGCCGTGATGACCGATAGTGCGACGGGAGCCTTTGGTGCAATGGCAGCGATCGCCCTGATCTTGCTCAAGGTCACGGCTCTTACAGAACTCCAACCCATGTCTGCTCCTGCGCTCATTCTCACAGCAGGGTGGGGACGGTGGGCACAACAGGTGGCGATCGCCCGCTATCCCTATCTCAAACCGACGGGCAAAGGAGCGTTTCACAAAAAGGCACTCCCCTCAATCTGGTATACCCTTCCCAGTGGAGTGGGGTTACTGGCCCTTAGTGTCCTATTCTCACAGGTTGGGTTGTCTTGGCAGTGGTCGTTGAGTGCCGCTATTTTGGGAGGGGCGATCGCCCTGCTTATCCCTGCCTGGTTTCATCACAAGCTAGGAGGTCACACGGGAGACACCTACGGTGCAACCGTCGAATGGACAGAGGCGATCGTACTGGTGGGGTTAACCGTGGTGAATTAA
- a CDS encoding L-lactate MFS transporter, with product MGITTHPDSKVTVLGRPADQGRWFLIPLGMMILLCLGSVYSWSIFRTPLETELAISATQSLLPFTFALVFYAATMPIAGFYIPRIGTRVTTAIGGIVVGLGYILSSFATHIGVLVFTYGVIAGIGVGIAYGVPMVVASRWFPDKKGLAVGLTIVGFGLSPFITAPLTNYLINAYTVRPTLRILGIAFIAIILTIALTMKLPPKGWHPRQNVADSTAIATQTYPQNLFKSRSFYGLWICYAIGTLVGLSAIGISSPVGQEIIDINPTVAARSVSLFAVFNGVSRPLFGWLSDRFKPHYVALLSYVLILIACILMANAQTGQVTTYLVAFCLFWFCLGGWLAMAPTITLRFFNPDQYAQNYGIVFTAYGVGALVGTLVTGRIRDLFGTYSYVFYPMAVLAIIGIIVSSILLKRESSTVGSVLSENLHEESCN from the coding sequence ATGGGCATAACCACTCATCCTGATTCCAAAGTCACGGTCTTGGGGCGACCTGCTGATCAAGGCAGATGGTTTCTGATTCCTTTGGGGATGATGATTTTACTTTGCTTAGGAAGTGTGTATTCCTGGAGCATTTTTAGAACTCCCCTAGAAACAGAATTAGCCATTAGTGCAACTCAAAGTCTTTTACCGTTTACTTTTGCGTTGGTTTTTTATGCTGCAACAATGCCGATCGCAGGCTTTTACATTCCTCGAATTGGAACCCGCGTCACAACAGCGATCGGAGGAATTGTTGTCGGATTGGGCTACATTCTTTCAAGCTTTGCCACCCACATTGGGGTTTTAGTCTTCACCTATGGCGTGATTGCTGGAATCGGAGTTGGCATTGCCTATGGCGTTCCTATGGTTGTCGCATCACGCTGGTTTCCTGACAAGAAGGGACTAGCGGTGGGGTTGACAATCGTTGGCTTTGGGCTTTCACCCTTTATTACCGCGCCCCTCACGAACTATCTGATTAATGCCTACACCGTTCGACCGACCCTGCGCATTCTTGGGATCGCTTTTATCGCCATTATTTTAACCATTGCCCTGACGATGAAGTTGCCACCAAAGGGGTGGCATCCTCGGCAGAATGTTGCAGATTCCACAGCGATCGCAACCCAAACCTACCCTCAGAACCTGTTCAAAAGCCGCTCGTTTTATGGGCTATGGATCTGTTATGCGATCGGCACCCTGGTGGGATTGAGCGCGATCGGCATTTCTAGTCCAGTCGGGCAGGAAATCATTGATATTAATCCAACCGTAGCTGCTCGCAGCGTCTCTTTATTTGCCGTGTTTAACGGGGTGAGTCGTCCGTTGTTTGGTTGGTTAAGCGATCGCTTCAAGCCTCACTATGTCGCGCTTTTGTCCTATGTGCTGATCTTGATTGCCTGTATCTTGATGGCAAATGCTCAAACTGGACAGGTCACCACCTATCTCGTCGCCTTTTGCCTGTTTTGGTTCTGTCTGGGGGGTTGGTTGGCAATGGCTCCAACCATTACGCTTCGCTTCTTTAACCCGGACCAGTATGCTCAAAACTACGGCATTGTTTTTACAGCTTATGGTGTTGGTGCTTTGGTTGGTACCTTAGTGACGGGTCGTATTCGCGATTTATTTGGAACCTACAGTTATGTGTTTTATCCGATGGCAGTTTTGGCAATAATTGGCATTATTGTGTCCTCCATTTTGCTTAAACGAGAAAGCTCTACAGTAGGCTCTGTTCTGAGTGAGAACCTGCATGAGGAATCTTGTAACTAA
- a CDS encoding sulfate ABC transporter substrate-binding protein, with translation MLGRFRLRSLRGFLSLFLVGVGLTVAIAACSPGTSSSGSESKERVELTLVSYAVTQAAYEEIIPLFTEKWKTEHNQEVTFNQSYGGSGSQTRAVIDGLEADVVALALALDTKKIEAAGLIQPGWETEVPNDSIVHKSVAALVTRDGNPKGIQTWADLAKDGVSVVTANPKTSGGARWNFLGVWGSVVQTGGTEEQALDLTTQVFKNVPVLTKDARESTDVFFKQGQGDVLINYENEVLLAKLNGQELPYVLPDVNISIDNPVTVVDANVEKHGTREVAEAFVQFLFTPEAQREFAKVGFRPVDETVSEEFATQYPKINTLFTVADLGGWDEIQTKFFEDGAVFDKIQSELGKA, from the coding sequence ATGCTTGGCAGATTTAGGCTTCGTTCGTTGAGAGGCTTTTTGTCTTTATTTTTAGTGGGAGTCGGCTTAACCGTGGCGATCGCTGCCTGCTCTCCTGGTACCTCTAGTTCTGGATCTGAATCTAAAGAGCGGGTTGAGCTTACCCTCGTCTCCTATGCGGTTACTCAAGCAGCTTATGAGGAAATCATTCCTTTATTTACTGAAAAGTGGAAGACAGAGCATAACCAGGAAGTTACCTTCAACCAGAGTTATGGTGGGTCTGGCTCTCAAACTCGTGCGGTGATTGACGGTCTGGAAGCCGATGTGGTTGCGCTGGCATTAGCCCTCGACACGAAAAAGATTGAAGCAGCAGGGTTGATTCAACCCGGTTGGGAAACAGAAGTCCCTAATGACTCGATCGTTCATAAATCTGTTGCGGCTCTGGTGACTCGTGATGGTAACCCCAAAGGCATTCAAACCTGGGCTGACCTGGCAAAAGATGGCGTTAGTGTGGTTACAGCCAACCCTAAAACCTCTGGTGGTGCTCGCTGGAACTTCCTGGGTGTGTGGGGTTCTGTAGTCCAGACAGGCGGTACGGAAGAGCAAGCTCTCGATCTGACCACTCAAGTCTTTAAAAACGTTCCTGTGTTGACTAAAGATGCTCGCGAATCAACCGATGTGTTCTTTAAGCAAGGTCAGGGCGATGTGCTGATCAACTACGAAAACGAAGTGTTGTTAGCCAAGTTGAACGGTCAGGAACTGCCCTACGTGTTGCCTGATGTAAACATTTCTATTGATAACCCCGTTACGGTAGTGGATGCCAACGTTGAAAAACATGGCACTCGTGAAGTAGCCGAAGCATTTGTCCAGTTCCTCTTCACGCCTGAGGCTCAGCGTGAATTCGCTAAAGTTGGGTTCCGTCCAGTAGATGAAACGGTTTCTGAAGAGTTTGCAACTCAGTATCCCAAGATCAATACCCTATTCACAGTGGCTGACCTGGGCGGTTGGGATGAAATTCAAACCAAGTTCTTTGAAGATGGCGCAGTCTTTGACAAAATTCAGTCAGAGCTGGGCAAAGCCTAA
- a CDS encoding ABC transporter ATP-binding protein: protein MDDRKLRKLTKSQSSQKARFWAMMANTPRLLRLVWNAAPLWLLLTLGITLIGALIPVGQLYVNKLIVDQVVGALEQATPDWRSLFILIGLGLGLTLAQGGVTQGSSYVSQVLSDRFTLYSNDILLRQAVRLDLAHYELPAFYDTLSRAQQSGSSYPVRVLNTLMTVVGQLMTLAGLLTLLLSFNPIILVLLMLTSLPAFWVGVQFSGRRFWMLRHQTESGRMADYLQKVLLGQAFVKEVRLFNLGDYLLSQWRTIRLQFNQESEALAAQQASARFGIALVANLSFYGAYAWVVVQTVRKVISVGDLTMYSGAFQQAQNVMQNLLLNVALMYESNLYVSQYFEFLDLEPQIVNLPVPQAFPNPIRSGLTLRNVTFTYPDAAEPTLIDLSLTVKPGESIALVGSNGAGKTTLLKLLTRFYDIDAGEIAIDGIPLRELNLNDLWRNVGVVFQDFARYNLTVQDNIGFGDIRQRDNLERVEGAAIAAGASEVIAKLEQGYSTILGKTFTDSTELSGGQWQKIGLSRAFMTPAQILILDEPTAALDAIAEYDLFQRFRQLTQGKMTFLVSHRFSTVRMADRIVVLEHGRIVEVGSHEELMQQGGLYEHMFRLQASSYEL, encoded by the coding sequence ATGGACGATCGCAAGCTTCGCAAACTCACAAAATCTCAATCCAGCCAAAAAGCCCGATTTTGGGCAATGATGGCAAATACGCCTCGCCTGTTGCGCCTGGTTTGGAATGCCGCTCCGCTCTGGTTGCTGCTGACGTTAGGGATCACGCTGATCGGTGCGTTAATTCCCGTTGGGCAACTGTATGTCAATAAATTAATCGTGGATCAGGTGGTTGGGGCACTGGAGCAGGCAACTCCAGACTGGCGATCGCTGTTTATTTTGATTGGGTTGGGGTTGGGGCTGACCTTAGCCCAGGGTGGGGTGACACAGGGCAGTTCCTATGTGTCTCAAGTCCTGAGCGATCGCTTCACGCTCTACAGCAATGACATATTGCTGCGGCAAGCCGTTCGCCTCGATCTAGCTCATTATGAATTACCTGCGTTTTATGACACGCTGAGCCGTGCTCAACAGAGTGGCAGCAGTTACCCAGTACGAGTGCTCAACACGCTCATGACGGTGGTCGGGCAACTGATGACGCTGGCAGGGTTACTGACGCTGTTGCTCAGTTTTAATCCGATTATTTTGGTGTTGCTGATGCTGACCTCGCTGCCTGCCTTTTGGGTCGGGGTTCAGTTTTCGGGTCGGCGGTTCTGGATGTTGCGCCATCAAACTGAGAGCGGGCGCATGGCAGATTACTTGCAAAAAGTGTTGTTGGGGCAGGCATTTGTTAAAGAGGTGCGGCTATTTAACCTGGGGGATTACCTGCTGAGCCAGTGGCGCACAATTCGACTGCAATTTAACCAGGAATCAGAAGCCTTAGCGGCTCAACAAGCCTCGGCTCGATTTGGCATTGCGCTGGTGGCAAACCTGAGCTTTTATGGTGCCTATGCCTGGGTGGTGGTGCAAACCGTTCGCAAGGTCATTAGCGTTGGGGATTTGACCATGTACTCCGGCGCGTTTCAGCAGGCGCAAAACGTCATGCAAAACCTGCTGTTGAATGTGGCGTTGATGTATGAGTCGAATCTGTATGTCTCCCAATACTTTGAGTTTCTCGACCTTGAACCTCAAATTGTGAACCTACCTGTTCCACAAGCCTTTCCCAATCCGATTCGGTCGGGGCTGACTCTGCGAAATGTCACGTTCACCTACCCCGATGCAGCGGAGCCAACGCTGATCGATCTCAGCCTGACGGTGAAACCCGGTGAAAGTATTGCGCTGGTGGGTTCAAATGGTGCTGGAAAAACGACGCTGTTAAAGCTGTTGACCCGTTTTTATGACATTGATGCTGGTGAAATTGCGATCGATGGAATTCCTCTACGGGAACTGAACTTGAACGATTTGTGGCGTAATGTGGGCGTTGTCTTTCAAGACTTTGCTCGGTATAACTTAACAGTGCAGGACAACATCGGCTTTGGAGATATTCGACAACGCGATAACCTGGAACGCGTTGAAGGAGCCGCGATCGCCGCTGGAGCCTCTGAGGTGATCGCCAAACTAGAGCAGGGATACAGCACAATCCTGGGTAAGACCTTCACCGATAGCACCGAGTTGTCGGGTGGACAGTGGCAAAAAATCGGGCTGTCTCGTGCCTTTATGACCCCAGCCCAAATCTTGATTTTGGATGAACCGACAGCTGCACTGGATGCGATCGCCGAGTATGACCTGTTTCAACGCTTTCGCCAACTCACTCAGGGCAAAATGACCTTTTTGGTCAGCCACCGCTTTTCTACAGTGCGGATGGCAGACCGCATTGTCGTGTTGGAGCATGGACGAATCGTAGAAGTGGGCAGTCATGAAGAGCTAATGCAACAGGGTGGACTCTATGAGCACATGTTTCGATTGCAAGCCTCCAGTTATGAGCTTTAA
- the cysT gene encoding sulfate ABC transporter permease subunit CysT, protein MAASPSAVPNSKSDSQSFWYRLTHLSTPWKVTWVYLSLMLFVPVIAMMLRASTVGPAKFWEIATSEIALSTYNVTFLTSLVAAAINGVFGTLIAWVLVRYEFPGKRIIDAAVDLPFALPTSVAGLTLATVYSDNGWIGSLFAPFGIKIAFTRLGLGVAMIFISLPFVVRTLQPVLQEMEKEVEESAWCLGASAWQTFWRVILPPLVPPILTGVALGFSRAVGEYGSTVIIAGNVPFQDLIAPVLIFQRLEQYDYAGATVIGTVLLLISLVMLLVINVLQAWGRRYDH, encoded by the coding sequence ATGGCTGCTTCTCCTTCTGCTGTTCCTAATTCCAAATCTGATTCCCAATCGTTCTGGTATCGGTTGACCCATCTTTCCACCCCGTGGAAGGTGACCTGGGTTTACCTCAGTCTGATGTTGTTTGTACCTGTAATCGCGATGATGCTTCGCGCTAGCACGGTAGGACCCGCTAAATTTTGGGAGATTGCCACCAGCGAGATTGCCCTCTCAACTTACAACGTGACTTTTCTCACCTCGCTGGTCGCGGCAGCTATCAATGGGGTCTTTGGCACACTCATTGCCTGGGTACTGGTGCGCTATGAGTTCCCAGGTAAACGCATTATCGATGCGGCGGTTGACTTGCCCTTTGCGTTGCCGACATCGGTGGCGGGGCTTACGCTGGCTACGGTTTACAGTGATAATGGTTGGATTGGGTCACTCTTTGCTCCCTTTGGCATCAAAATTGCCTTTACCCGGTTAGGTTTGGGGGTAGCAATGATATTTATTTCGCTGCCATTTGTAGTGCGGACGCTGCAACCCGTATTACAGGAGATGGAGAAGGAAGTGGAGGAGTCAGCCTGGTGTTTGGGTGCTTCAGCCTGGCAGACTTTCTGGCGAGTCATTTTGCCACCGTTAGTGCCGCCGATTTTGACGGGGGTGGCGTTGGGTTTTTCTCGCGCCGTTGGTGAATATGGCTCAACGGTGATTATTGCGGGCAACGTCCCCTTTCAAGATTTGATTGCTCCCGTGTTGATTTTTCAACGACTAGAGCAGTATGACTATGCAGGAGCGACGGTTATCGGTACGGTGCTGCTGCTCATTTCATTGGTAATGCTATTGGTGATTAACGTGTTACAAGCGTGGGGACGTCGCTATGACCACTGA